The genomic interval GGAGTGTAGTATTATTCTTTATCATACCTCAAACATCAAATCAATGGAGATTGAAAACAGAATAAACAATATATCTATTTATTCTACCATTCAATCAAAATCTGCACTCAAAATCACAAATTAGCATTGcctttttatactaattattacattaaaataagcCCAAAAAAAAATCTGATGACGAAAcccaacatatttttttaaattttgtaacagATTGGTTGGTAATAAACGCCATAACATAAGCCCAAAACTGAGCCTAAAGCAGAAACGCAGCTCCTTTTGTTTTATGTGTCAACCtagataactttttggcaattataccaaatcgttacaagtaatacagtgatgagtaaagtatcgttctcccaagggacttgtgcaatacttgacaattcttccttttataactcaattagacatcaaaatacacaaaacaatacaagaaacacAGTTGGTGTGCCAGGAATTGGTCTTTGACTAACATTACAGTAACATCCTGGATAAAAAACGCTCTCTGTTCAAGCATTCACATAAGtgtatcttgatttaattccttaaagcaagttctaaaattatctattaaattattaattccttaattaattcaacagataattttgcattaaaatcagATGTTTAGAATGATCAAAAGTACAGAAGCTATTTCTAGCATCgttccttttagtttcttttcttatgtttctggttctaaaaatactttccagtacaaaagaacctttaaaaagaattatacttccgtataatctaaagcaagtcaagaaaagaacaacagagacatatattgcacaggaaatttacattaatgtattgtcatacaaccaattccaatgaacTGAAAAACTAGCCTCTCTTAGACATCTAAAACGTAATTCCTTGCAGAAAGTgaagtcttgatgtcttgaagGGTCTCTTGACGATCTTCCCCAGTTCTCTAGagcgtttttctatttttttcatgtcCGGCGATTGTTTCTGCCTCTCTGTCACGTCTCTTAAGAGCCACTTAACTTCCTTAATTCACTCAGCGCACAAGAGTgcgtgcgctgtgcgaatttattttaattgctgCATTGTTATTCGCTGAGCGCACAAGTATGTGTGCGCTAAGCGAGTTtcaaaatttcctttttttcaacTTCTCTTATTCGCTCAGCACACAGGTCTTGGTGTGCTGTGCGAATCTATTTTTTCTGGCTCTGCGAATTTGGCTTGCGCTCTGCGAGAATTTGTTGACATATTCCCATTTATACAtcttttcctgaacaataatttacttaacaatctacttcctattacaacaTTTTACTaagtaataacatgaataattataaaattgagatcatttatgagtgtaaaaataactcattttcacacttatcaaacCTATATGTTTGATTGTTTCAAATCGTAATTTAATAATGGTAtcttaatacatatatatatatattccttgtTGCATATAATGTTCAAATCATAGCAATAGAACAGAACaagaaatgttttaatattatcaacGAGGTTGTTCCATTATATAACACATCTATTATAAATGGCTTCAAACCTCCAATTTTGTAATGAAAACAGTGAAAAAATGGGTTCAGAACACACTCTAAAGCTTCCAGTAATCGATTTCACTGACCTGAAACTGGAAGCCAAAAGTCGTAATTGGGAGACGGTAAAATCACAAGTACACAAGGCACTAGTAGAGTATGGTTGTTTTGAAGCAATTTTTGATAGTGTTCCTTTAGACCTTAGAAAAGCCTTGTTTGGTTCAATTCAAGAACTCTTTGATCTTCCTCTAGAGACAAAGATGCTCAATGTGTCTAAGAAACCTTATCATGGTTATGTTGGGCAATATCCTATGGTTCCACTCTTTGAAAGTATGGGCATTGATGATGCAATTGTTCATGAGAAAGTAGAAAGCATGACCAACATCATGTGGCCTAATGGAAACCCAAGTTTTAGGCATGTACCAATCAAATTTCACAGCATGTTTTGGAacttgcatttcatttttaactctttttgtttgtgtgttttgaTTTGGCAGCAAAACTATACAATCCTTCTCTGGGCAGCTATCAGAGTTGGATCAGATTGTTAGGAAGATGGTTTTGGAGAGCTTGGGTCTTGAGAAGTACTTGGAGGAGCACATGAACTCAACCAATTATCTCCTCAGGGTTATGAAATACAAAGCCCCTCAAACCACTGACACAAAGCTAGGCCTCACCACACACTCAGATAAGAACACAGTTACCATTTTGTACCAAAATGGAGTGGAGGGTTTAGAGGTTTTGACCAAAGATGGAAAATGGATAAGCTACAAGCCTTCTCCTCACACTTTTGTTGTCATTATTGGTGACTCTCTCCATGTAAATTCTCTTCATCTCTTGCCATTTAAACAACATAAATCATGTTGCTATTTAAATTTTGGAAGTCTCACGATAAACTCTAACcataactctgataccatgttaaaaatagactttaagcctaactaaatttcataaaactaatttgtaaggtgaagtttacacttatttatatactatgaattgaacttatctttagtcgatatgGAACTTTCAACACCTATTTTAACGACATATTTTGTTTACCTgctatcatattattattggtCAATAGAttactattgatgaatttagtttagagtatataaataaatacaaatctcAGTTTACTTCTTAACGattatattgaaatattgtttgCATGAATATTGCAGGCATGGTCAAATGGGAGGTTGCATTCACCCTTTCACAGAGTGATGATGAGTGGAAATGTGGCAAGATATTCTGCAGGGTTGTTCTCTATACCAAAAGGAGGGAGCATAATAAAAGCACCAGAGGAGCTGGTGGATGAGGAACACCCTCTGCTTTTTAAACCCTTTGATCATGTTGAGTTTCTCAAGTATTACTACACTGAACAAGGACAGAGAGACCAGTTTGCACTGCGCACTTACTGTGGTGTCTGACCACCCATTGTTTGTTTTCTACAACTATTGTGTCGTGTGTTATAATGTTTCCTATGCAATTTACCTTAATAAAACCTTTCTGTTATGTGTCTTTGTCTTCAATTGAAACTTCAAAGCCACAGCCTCACACTGGTTTGGTGATTTTAATCAACCTTTGATGGTTACACAAGATTCAAACATATTAGTAGTTATTGATTGACGTAGCATCATTTGCaagatcaaaagaaaaattaaataaattgtttttatatatttattaaaagataaaattttcccattaaaaaaatgtcactAAACAAAGTTACTCAATGATATATCCTCCTAATGTAATCATATAGATAAAAGGTTAACtactatttttcttatattttgtattttgtattcTTCAACtatttattaagttttcttatttatgtttttatcgATAAGgcaatttgatttattttcttttcatcattgttcttttttatattattttaaatattataatattaataatgattatttttattaattcaatattataCTTCAAGAAATTGGTAATgatatatttcctttttttttctattacatttttcaatagtTTTATGTTTAGCAATTTATTTTAACCAatacatatataacaaaatgacaacatctactataagtttacattgtttttaccaattttaaaCTTGATTAAAATACTTTACTATATAATgtaagattaatatatatatataatatcatataaatgCATATCTTTTCCATTTTACATTTCCAACTTTTAGATAATTTACCTAGTGATTTAATAGGTTATCTTAACAGCTATACATCTACTTCCATCTAATTTTGTCAAGCGTAGTCTTATTAATGGAATAACCAAGCTATATCAATTTTAGCAACatgaaaagtaatttaaaactatttaatatttcaatatatataagaagttgtagatattttttatataaagttattgataatatattataaataagtgAGGTAGAGTAATATGAAAGAATAACTTTTGAACTAAAAAGCTAATGCTAACAAGTCAAAATGGAGCTATCTAGATACTATAATGGAATAACATATATGGTCTCTTAAAAAGATTCTATGATAGACTGATAGAATTGTAGATCATTGATGcattaaaaagaagaagaagaagaagaagaagaaaaagtgacaTGATTAAATAATAGACCCACAGATTCGTCTCCATCATCTTGATAAGATCAATCATAAACAATATTCTATGTAGGCCTCAGATATGGagtattcattattttaacttGAAAAGACAGTGATCAAATGAAACATTTCATGCTTCTTATgatgttttaattcttttgccacccaacaataataaatatatacttcTGAAAATTATCATGTCTAGATTTTCTGCTCCTATATGGTGGGATCACGAAAGAAAAAGGATACACAGAGCCTCCTACTCCTTACAATGTGTTCAGATATGATGATTTCTTCCTTCTAACAATGCCACTTTGGACTTCATATCACACTGATGAAACATCTGCATGTCTTGTTAAAACACTTATTCCACAATATCATGATGCCAAATATTGGCTAACAGACAACCTTAAACGTGGTATTTGACAAAAAACAATATCACACTGATTTTGTTTGAAGTTTTTGCTGTACTTTGCTTTTTGGAACTTCAATCATTTTCATGATGGAATCTTTTAAACTACCTTAGGATTTACTAATCAATCATATATATCTATAATCATAGCACGCCACACTCAAAAACTGAATTCCTTCCTATGCTTCATGCATGGATactcatatattatatacaaaacaaaCTCAGAAAGTTTGATGCTCTAAAACCTGCATTATTTTGCAGTCTAAAGTGAAATGTATCACTTGTATAATTCAGCATGCATCTCTTTATAACTATGATAATTAGCATTTGACATGGATATCATTTTAGTTAGACTTTTGATTATgaaaattcataatattaattttttttatggtgtAATATTACACTAGTTATTGTAATTATTCATCTGCATCTTATTTAGAAAAGTATTAGActatattatcataattatagaATCTTAATTGTATATTACTGTTTGtatatctatttaaattatGACATTCAGTaccattttctatttatttttatgtataatttgattttgagtATTATCTATAAGTCCATGTGCATAAACGGACAATGGACCATCTTCGACTTTAGTTTTGTATGTCGCATGTAAAACACAGATGTTCAGACACTGGAAAAAATcaagcttttatatatatatatatatatatatatatatatcttcctATTAATTATGTCAAATAATTGTGGAccatttcttttaaatcaagTAACTAATATAGTGCCAATCTAATCTGTTAAGTTCTTTTATTCCTTTTGTCTCTATCAGATGGAATGGTTCGCTGATATTTTGGTGAAACAGTTGACATCAATAATGTATTTTGTTATGAGAAAATTCTACAATGTTTAGAACTCATTATAGTATAACTAATTCATTTTTCACAGCATGATCAATATAGTTTTACGACATTTTCTTcaagattaatatataaattttattcctCTTTAGATTCTTTACATAAAtcctaaaatatacaaaaagttATTTGTGAATTAATGGTTTCTAAGTTTAAAGAATTGGTATAACTAAGTAAAttgagactaaattaaaaattaaatttgaaggaGTTAAAGCACTTATAATCCTTAATTTTGGAGATTAATTCAATAGCTAATTCAGAAACTTATTCAATAAtatgtaatttgaaaaatagCAATCTTTagcatttaaaataatttacaaatcaGTAATGTAATAACTAAATATTTGTTGTCTTTGTATTAGTTtctatttaatgattttcttttagtaaaataatataaaatacaaactctattttttttctgtagGAACTGAATCCTAGATTTTAATCCTATATGGAAGATAATtgtaaaatatacaataaaaacgAACCATGCACTAAGATCCACCATACATATACCAAGAACGGTGGAGGGCCTCCGTTATTGAATGTTTCATGATACATGAAATGTATAATTGAGTTTTGTCCATTGCTTTCGACttttattacaagaaaaaattgaattatatatcgtcaaaatgtatatataagatccaaaattcatatataatactTGATTATTTACATATTACATAGAGACaaatatctgtatataatatTATCGTAGTTaagatatatccgtatataatggtTTTAGAAAAGCTAAATAAATACTCTGCTGGTAGCAATTTTTCGAAATATACACAATAAAAACAGACCTCAACATTCACAATTCATGTAAACAGACCTGAACATTATATATTGCACATTGACATATAAAACCAATAAACTTTTCACATATACTCAATCcacaaaagaaatattgtaCATGAacacataaatattatttacattaatataagtacaaaattaaacattaggTAAGTTCataaattctaaataaattCAACCGTAATGGAAATAAgttcatatataaaattctaaaatgtcAGAATTATGGGAGCGGTTGCACATTCAtagttttaaagtttttgttCGAAAATAACATCAATATGTTATCTAATTCGATTCATATTTAATTGGtgttttttttctgtaaatattttttttcgataaatcaaacaaaaatatttaactttttatttgtattttatacgAAACATAAATTAACCTTTGGTATTCAACTTTCTTGTAAATTATACCCTAACCACCAAACCAGATTCCAGTCAAGCAAACTAGggtttttttggattttttattttataatattttttctgatTGCCTTTTAATGGAAGGTACAAGATTTGACCAAGAAGGGTCAAAAAGTTCATGGCTATATGCTACGGGCTATGGGCTATGGGCTATGGGCTGAGGCTATGTATCTAGCCCACGTGAAAGTCGTTGTTCTGAACCTCCTTTACATCAAATAAACCGTTAATAGAGGACGAAATTCTAACAGCAGAGAGAGCCTTATTGAAATGCTTTGCTTTGATACCAAGGTACTCCTTCCAACTCACCGATCGATAAAGACAGGGCCTACCTGGGCCTACCAATTTTTCATTTGGACTAACCTCCACGTTTCTTGGGGGCCCATATAGATAAGCAACCGAGAACCTTTGCCAGCTCCGGTTCACCCGCACCCGGTGCAGTACACTCGGGTACAACCCGTTCGACAAAATGTGGAGCAGATCGCCAATGTTGACCACAAGCCCTCCGGAAAGCGGCGGAACCGCCACCCACCCTTCACCGTCCTTCAGAACCTGAAGCCCACTCACGTTGTTCTGGTGCAGAATCGTGAGCAGTGTGGAGTCCGTGTGGGCCGCCAGACCCATGGCCCGATCAGGATCCGGGCAACTCGGGTAAGAATTCCAATGTAAGGCCGCGCAAGCCCCGTTGAATTCACCTCTGGGCCCGGCCCATTTAACGTCCTCCTTTGAAATACCGAGTGAAGCTAACACAAGGCGCATTAGCTTCGCCGCTAATTCTTTCATGGCTGCTTCATAGTCCTTCACAATCTCACTGCAAATTATTCCAAAAAAGAAGGAAGCTTTAGAAAATGCTAAAGTTATTCATACGACCCATTTCCATAATACAATTCACAACATTATCCCTTTTACGTACGAGTATTTAGCATGGTCTTGGGGCCAGAGTTGGAGAAAAAGGTGGTGAGGGGAATCGAGAATGGTGAAGCACTCAGACCACATGAGTTTGGGGAAGAAGGAGGAGATGGGAGCGCGGCCGTAGCCGGAGACGGCGTCGGGGGAGCGAGCAGCTTTGAGCTTCTggtgaagaggaagagagaacaAGGCAAGGCAAGCTCTCTGAATGTCAGTGAAGAGGGTGAATGGGACTCCATGGTTGACGAGTTGGAAGACGCCCCATCTTCTGCATGCATGTCCTATGAGGTTGGGTGCATTAGGGTCCTTCAAATCGATGACGGGGACAGTGTTGTTATCAGAATTTGTATCAGCGTAAGCATGAGAATCTGGTTGTGTCCATGCGTAAGAATCTGGGAGTTTGTGTTGCAGAGAGTTGAAGTCAGAGTGCTTGTGGTGAAGGTAGACAGGATGAGCTCGAAAGGCTTCGGAGAGTGAAGGCATGTTTTGTGTTATGTTGTGTTGTGTTATGTGAAAGATATACAGAGAAAGTGTTGAGAAAGAATGAAGTTTGAAGTGGGTATATATAgagaatgatgaagaagatgccGACAGACAATGTTAATGTAAGATAACCAAATGAAAGGCAGACAGACATGCagtgtaattttattttcgattttcatgttcttttttgtGCCACTCACTCACTCATGATGCCTCTGTATGtatccttctttttctcttttccttatGTCATATCTttcaaatacatattttttttcaaaatataaatcaccACCACAATCTTATATTTTGACAAAACTTTACATCGCCACTTTCATACTAATAAATTATCATCACTCTATTAAACATATAGTTTATGCTAATAAGCGTTAAGAGAGTTTTGCAGTGCGTGATTTTTGTGGattaaaccaatttataatgaaaaactttGAAAGAACATACATTTTCACTtgaaaaatcataacaaatattttaaaatataaacactaGAAAAAATCTTGATGTAAAAAATACTAGTAAATAATCctatattttaagtaatataataagCTTTTTAttctgaattatatatatatatatatatatatatatatatatatatatatatatatatatatattagcttATGTTAGacttataaattaaacttttttcacAAGTATAGAAAGTATagaaattaattagttttttttttcataattcaaaTGCATAATTGTATTgtataactaattaattaatcactAACTCAAATGATCAATCAGTAAGCCGACAACGTATTGTAAGTTTGAATGATTAACTaaacaattcaaacaattaTCTAACAGACCGAATGATTAACCAAATGATTCGGTCTGAACAAGATCAAAGTAGATTAGCTCCGACAAGTAAAGGTTTTTACActagttattttgaaatttatatttcgCCTCTTTAATCACAGCATATTTTGAcgagataaaaaatatataattttaagtttcgAAATTCTTTACtttatgcttcaattttttttaatcaaggtttgttcatatatatttaaaaataaatattatttcaatttcttctaCTATAGAACCATCGTGCTTTTCTTTTATCAACAAATAGAGTCATTATTACCTTTCACACTgaataaaagagattaaaaaaatatatatttgtactgaaaaaaaaaagaattatgaaaCAAAAGAATGTCAAACAAAAGAATGAACCTCTAGTCGCTTTTGAAATTGGAATAAAAGGGATGCTCGTAATGATAATGTGGCGACACACTTCttttagaggaagaaaaagagggaGAGTGAAGGAATGACGACGAAAGTGGTTCATGTTTGGCGACAAGAAAAGGAGTGGAATGACTCCTGTAATAGACAAGCAAATGGAACCGAAGCATATACCAACATAGGTCAATCTCAATCAAAAGTCtactacaaaatttataaataaatatttgagataaaaagataaattacacATTAATTATAACATTCATTACTATCTGAGTATCTTTTACACATATCATCTTTAAATATGTAGAAAGACTTTTCATTAAATAGAACTAAGACCTTAACCCATAATCCAaccaataatagaaaaaaagtaCATGCAACCACAAAGTTAAGAGGGGACATGGGAAAACATGGACaagagaaagaacaaaagaaaaggcAAGGGAAAGGTTAAACATATTACATAGTTGCTACCAATATGGCTGAAAGAGaaggcaaaattaattaattaattatattcttttatgttatcacattatattttataaacttctTTTTTGTTCTTAATATGATTAGTTATGTATGCATGATTTTCCTTAGGCAAAGGATCTGAATAAAAGAACAGAGCCCTTCTTCTACATGTGCTCGGtcttgaaatataaaaaattattaattaaagaaacaaaattcttCCATTTGAACTTGGATTTATGTGATCCTTCCCCATCACCATAGGACAATACATATACAGGGCCATTTGAGGAGTCACCATCATCACTACACACTAATCCTCAATACGGAAAGAACAGTAATATACACTCAACTCATCAACACAAACCTAGTTTTTCTATGTCACATCATACCAACTTATCACAAATTAATCTAATTAATCCTGTGTAACAATATTTCAAATGTGTtgctaattttaaataaatcatcaaCTTTCATTTTCAGTCTT from Vigna radiata var. radiata cultivar VC1973A chromosome 9, Vradiata_ver6, whole genome shotgun sequence carries:
- the LOC106773966 gene encoding probable 2-oxoglutarate-dependent dioxygenase AOP1, whose protein sequence is MGSEHTLKLPVIDFTDLKLEAKSRNWETVKSQVHKALVEYGCFEAIFDSVPLDLRKALFGSIQELFDLPLETKMLNVSKKPYHGYVGQYPMVPLFESMGIDDAIVHEKVESMTNIMWPNGNPSFSKTIQSFSGQLSELDQIVRKMVLESLGLEKYLEEHMNSTNYLLRVMKYKAPQTTDTKLGLTTHSDKNTVTILYQNGVEGLEVLTKDGKWISYKPSPHTFVVIIGDSLHAWSNGRLHSPFHRVMMSGNVARYSAGLFSIPKGGSIIKAPEELVDEEHPLLFKPFDHVEFLKYYYTEQGQRDQFALRTYCGV
- the LOC106773889 gene encoding gibberellin 3-beta-dioxygenase 1-like, coding for MPSLSEAFRAHPVYLHHKHSDFNSLQHKLPDSYAWTQPDSHAYADTNSDNNTVPVIDLKDPNAPNLIGHACRRWGVFQLVNHGVPFTLFTDIQRACLALFSLPLHQKLKAARSPDAVSGYGRAPISSFFPKLMWSECFTILDSPHHLFLQLWPQDHAKYSEIVKDYEAAMKELAAKLMRLVLASLGISKEDVKWAGPRGEFNGACAALHWNSYPSCPDPDRAMGLAAHTDSTLLTILHQNNVSGLQVLKDGEGWVAVPPLSGGLVVNIGDLLHILSNGLYPSVLHRVRVNRSWQRFSVAYLYGPPRNVEVSPNEKLVGPGRPCLYRSVSWKEYLGIKAKHFNKALSAVRISSSINGLFDVKEVQNNDFHVG